A window of bacterium genomic DNA:
TGGAGAAATAGACCACCCTTGCGCAAGGTTCTATCAAAGTCAGCCACCAGAGACCCGACATAACGCGAAGTAAATGGTACGCCAGAAGCGTTCTGACTGGTTCGAAGTGTCGTAATAAACTCCTGTAACTGGGGACTCCACCCCTCCCAGTATCCCTCATTCACGCTATAGATATTCCCCGAGGCTGGCATCTGCATAGACTCTTCGGTGAGAACAAACTCCCCTATGGTCCGATCAAGAGTGAACCCATGAACCCCATTTCCAGCTGAATATACGAAAGAGGTCTTCGCACCGTACACTGAATATCCAGCTGCTACCACCTGACGACCTGGCTGCAGAAAGTCCTCAACCCTGGCTCCAACGGCATCATCGCAAATTCGAAAGATAGTAAAAATTGTCCCTACCGGAATATTAGAGCCTATGTTGCTCGAGCCATCGAGTGGATCAAATGCTACGACATACTTTGCGCCCTTATTAATGGCCTCCGTCTCAATAGCGCCATCTCGCTCCTCAGAGACAAGAGAGCCGAAATGGCCCGAGGCCCCCAACAATTCGACAAGGATCTCATCGGCATCTTCATCTAATTGATGGGTTAGCTCACCCTGAACATTGATATTTCCGGTATATCCTTTTGCCCCCATAAATCCAGCACTTGCTACGAGATGCCCAATCATCTTGACCCCAACACCAATAGCCGTGAGCAGCTCACTGAGCTCTCCTGTTGCTTCGGGATGCTCAGCCTCTTTTTTAAGGATATATCTTGATAGTGTTTCCGTTGGAATGGTCATAACTCTCTCCCTAATTATCTGGCGTCTATCCTGTTATCTTCAACATCATTCAAGCTCTCCCTTTTGACAGAGATCTCTCTTCACCGCACTCTCTCATCATATAACCTCCAGCTTTCGCTGAGTGGATCTTTGCATCGATAGCGGTAATGAAATAATCATTCGAGTTCCTCTAGGGGAAAAGTCAGTTACCCGAACCTCTCCGTGATGCTCGGCTACAATTGATGCTACAATAGCCAATCCAAGACCAGTTCCACCACTTCTTCTTGTGAAATATGGCTCAAATACTCTTGCTCGGTCTTCTACAGCAACACCCGGTCCGGTATCGCAGATCTCCAACGTGATCTTTTCCTGCTCCTGTTGGACATAGAGCTTAACAAGGATTCGGGCTGCTTCGCCCGACAAACCTGCCGTCTCATCCCTCTCCTCTCGGATAGCTCGAATTGAGTTATCAATGAGATTAATAAGCATCCTGCGAATCTGCTCAGCATCAACCTCCACCTCTGGTACACCTTCGCCAACCATGGCCTGGAATGATATCCCTCTCTCATTTTCAACGTACGACAACACAACGTCGTTAACGAGTAACGTTAAATCAGTTTGCTGAAGGTTGAGCATTGGCATACGCGCAAAGCGAGAAAATTCATCGGTCAGGCGTTTAATTGAGTCTACATGCTCAATGATCGTATGCGTCGCCTCAAGCACCTGTTGTCCAAGTGGCTCCGAGTCTCGGAACGTTCGGCCCAGTCTCTGAGCTGCAAGCTTAATAGGGGTCAGTGGATTCTTAATCTCATGAGCAATACGTCGAGCAGCCTCTCTCCAAGCTGCCAGACGTTGAGCTTCGCTGAGTGCCGTTACGTCGTCAATCAGGAGCACATTTCCAATCGAGCGCTGCATCTGGGTCGTCAAAGCTCCAGTGGTACAGAGCACTCGACGTTCAATGCCGTCTACAGAAAATAACACCTCTTGCTCCTGAATTCGCTTCGGATCTTGACGCACAGCCTCTTCCGTCAATAGATGCCCTACCTTTTCCCACATCTCATCGGGAATAAGGCTTCCCCCCAAAGAGCCTTCATAATCAGCACTGACTCCCTTTTCCCCCAAGATGCGAAGTGCTGCATCATTCACCGCAGTAATCGTCCCATCGATATCAAATACGACAACTCCGACTGCTAGATTGCTTAAGACCGTTTCAAGGTATACTCGACGCCTTTCGGATTGCGCCGTAGAGTCCCTTAGCTGAGTCGTCATCTGGTTAAAACTTCTGGTGAGCAACGCGATCTCATCATCCCCCTTATGGTGAACTTGTCGACCAAAATTCCCACTCGCTACTTCCTGCATCGCTTCTGATAGGCGTTGAATAGGCACGGTAAGCTGTCGAGCAATATGAATTCCCAACCAGACTGCCGCAAAGAGAACAAGTGCAGCAACCAGATAGAGAGAGACGATATACGTGCTTCTTAAAGGATTCTGAAAATGTTGAAGCTGAAGATAATCGTTATAGGAGTCCCCGATAGTGTTCAATGCCAGTGTCATTGATGCTGGAACTCGAATGGTCACTAACAAGACCAGATTTTTATTTGATATCAGCACTGGTCGTAAGGATCGAACGAACTGACTTGAGAGAGTCTCTTGAAAGATCACCTCCTTGTTGCCATCAAATGCTCTCTTTACTATCTCCACGTCCAGTGGCGGGGGCGAAAAATAATCTATCGAAGCCGTAACGTTCTCTACATGGACAACAGACTCATTCGGCGAACTGAACAACTGTATTCCGTAAAGCTCTTCATTGACTCGTTTACGCTCCAAGAGGCTTCGAATGCTCTCAGGAGTATCGAGCGCTAACTCTTGCGACTGAAGCTCCTCACTCAACTCGCGAGTGATTTGTACCGCTCGACTTTTCAAAGAGCCAAAGTACATCTTTGCAACTTCTCGAGCAGCCTCTACTGATGCCTCAACCGGCGAGCTAAACCAACCATCAATAGCCTTACTCAAGAGTCCACTCGAGACAGAAATCAAAAGAACTGCTGGAATAGCTGTCAGCCCGACGATAGCTCCTACCAACTTCAGCCGAAGACGCGAACCATGAGTCTTTCTCTTTCGCTCGAAAAGAAGCTGATAGAAATTCCTCGCTACCAGAAACACAAGGATCAGAAGAGCTGCAACAATAAAATTTACAAGACTCCAAACAACAACACTCGGAAGATTAGCGGCATCACCCGTAGGTCTCTGCCAATACACCAGCAGAAACAAGAGAAAGCTGATCAAAAAGAAGAAAAAGAGTCGGATCCCAATCCCGGCACGAAACCACCACACGAGAAGCCGCCTGCGCGAAGACACCATTAGAATGACTCCCTATAGCAATTTCTACTCATGTTCGGGTTCCTGCTCTCGGCTTACAACATCCAGGTCAAAATACTCCCAACCGCTATCATCTCCATACAAGCTCACCATACCGAAGGAGAGATAGTAAGAAAGATCAGCGATAAACTTCGGAATCTGTCCTCGACATATAGTTCGCACCCGAGATCCGAGTCGCCATCGACTCGGATCTTGTTGAAACCGTCGATACGCCTCTTCTCCACCCACATAGAAAAGGGATAACTGTTTTACGAGAGTAGCCTCCTCAATAGCTTGCTCAATATTCATGAGCGATATGCGTACGCCCTCTTCGTCGTCACCGAGCCGATCTTTATCAACTCGATAAGCCTCCTGCACTGCATCATATGTCAGATTATGAATGACTTGCTTCGCGCCAAGACAAGATACTCCAAAACGATTAATTCTTTCACAAAACTTAAACAAGAAGCGATGCTCAAGTGTCAGCCCTGCCTCAACACACTCTAAAGAGTCCTTTGCATCCAAGAATGAAGACACCGTGATCACCGACTGATCCGGCTCAACCCATTCAAGCCGAAAAGGCACCGCATCGAGGGAAAAGGGAATGACACAGAACAAGAGAAGCGCTAATCCCCTGCGTAAACACTGCTGCACGCTAAACGTCAATGAGTGGCTGCGAGCTGAGCAACAGGAGGATATACGCAAAAAAGATCCCAGTTTCATGAAAATAACTCTAGATTCTTCGCCGCACTAGCCGACGGCTTTATCCCGATATGATCATATCCGAGCTTCGTTACCTCCCTTCCCCGCTTCGTGCGCGCAAGAAAACCCTGTTGGAGTAAGAACGGCTCATAAACATCCTCTATGGTATTTCGTTCTTCCCCAATCGCAGCAGCAATGGTGTCTATCCCAACTGGACCTCCTGAGAACTTCTCTGCAATGAGAGAAAGAATGGTCCTATCCATTTCATCAAGACCCGCATGATCCACTTGCAGCCGCCCAAGGGCATCATCCGCAATATCGGTCGTCACAGACTGTTCGCCTTTGAATTCAGCAAAGTCCCGCACCCGCTTTAGCATACGATTCGCAATCCGCGGGGTTCCACGAGCCCGACTGCCGATGATCAATGCTGCATCAGGCTCGAGCCGAATATTTAAAATGTTTGCAGAGCGAGTGACTATCTCAGCAAGCTCTTGAGGCTCATAGAAAGAAAGCCTGAGAACCATTCCAAACCTATCGCGCAGGGGCGAGGTGAGCATTCCTGTTCGAGTTGTTGCTCCGACTAAAGTAAACGGCTTCAGATCAATTCTTACTGATTTCGCTGAAGGGCCTTGTCCGATGAGAATATCGATTTCAAAATCTTCCATCGCTGGGTATAAAACTTCTTCAACCACGCGCGGAAGTCGATGAATTTCATCAATAAATAAAAGATCTCTCTCCTGTAGAGAAGACAGAATGGCTGCCAGATCACCAGGCTTTTCAATCACCGGCCCTGAGGTCGCTTTAAATCCGACCGACAATTCCTGAGCCAGGATTCGAGCCAGCGAGGTCTTTCCTAATCCAGGAGGACCGTGTAGTAGGACATGATCGAGGGAATCCCCTCTTTTCTTAGAGGCCGAACACGCAATCTGGAGGTTCTCCTTTACAGAAAGTTGGCCAATATAATTATCAAATCCCGTGGGTCGTAATGTCGCAAGTTGCCCCTCGTCCTCTGAGGATGCACTCGATTGCCTGAGGGCAAATGATGTGCTCTCGTCGCCAATATCCCAGCTGCCCCATTTTTCAAGCCCATCATCTTCACTCACTGCTTCTCTCCTCGTTTGCCTCTTTCAGAGTACATCTCTTTGCTTGCCTTTGCCATCGAGAACCTTAAAGGAACGCAAGTGCGGCCTTCACGATATCCCCAGCATCTTGCAGGTGTCCCTTTTCCGATAACGCTTTATGAACCGCCAGCTCTGCTTGATTTTTAGAGAATCCCAGCGAGACAAGTGCTAATACTGAGTCATCTGAGCTATCTGCTACTCGCACGGACTCAATCTGATCACTCAGTGATGAACTCTCGACCGCATAAGTCGACAATTTGTCTTGAAGTTCTAAGACGATCCTTTCTGCAGTTTTTTTTCCAATCCCCTTGGTCTTCTGTAATCGTTGTGCCTCACCGCTGCCTATTACACGTATCAGCTCCTCTGACTCTAACGAGGAGAGTATTTCTAAGGCGCTCTTTGGTCCAACCCCATTCACTTGTATGAGAAATTCAAAGAGCTGCTTTTCTATCATGGTATGAAAGCCGTACAGTCGAATGTCAGACTCCTTCATTTCTGTATGAACAATGAGTCGTCCTGAACTTCCAACCGATAGCTCTTCGAGAGTAGACCGAGGGCAATAGACCTCATAACCAACCCCCTGGATATCAACCAGGACTCTTGAGCCAACTATCTCAGCAACCTCTCCAATTAATCGTCCTATCATACTACTTCACACTCCGCTTCCTAACCTGTGCTCGCTGCTATCCATCCAAGTTTTCGAGAGTCGTCTCATCAAGCTCAAAGTTCGCTACAACACGTTGTACATCATCTAAATCTTCTAAAACCTCGAGCAGCTTGATTAATGTCTCCGCTTCTTTTCCAGCTACCGACACCGTATTGTTCGGTATAGACGTTAATTCTCCCTCCAGCTCCACCTGCAAACTCTCTAAGCCATCCCTTACTTCACCGAAAAGCGATGGCTCACAAATCACTTCCCAGCACTCTCCATCGTCTTTTAAATCTTCCGCTCCAGCATCAATAGCACACTCATAGAGCTGCTCCTCCCCGACACATTCCTTCGGTAAAGTGAATACTCCCTTATCGGTAAACTGATAAGCGACTGAGTTTGTACTACCGAGACTTCCTCCGTACTTATTGAAGGCGTGTCGCACCTCAGCTACTGTGCGATTGCGATTCTCGGTAAGCGTTTTTACAAGAATGGCGACTCCGCCCGGTCCGTATCCCTCATACAGCACATCTTCATAATCAACCCCATCAAGATTTCCAGCGCCCTTCGTAATCGCACGATCAATATTATCGTTCGGCACGCTACTGGACTTCGCAATTTGTATCGCAACCTTCAAGCGTGGATTGCCGGCTGGATCAGCACCTCCCATCTTCGCAGCAACTTGTATCTCTTTGAGTAATTTTGTGAAGTTTGCGCCACGCTTTGCGTCGTTTGCTGCCTTCTTTCTTTTAATTTTTGACCACTTGGAATGACCCGCCATTCGTCCTATCCTTCCTATTAGCAACTCTTCAATACAGTAAAGAGCGCTGATTCGTTGTGTAACCGCACGTAATCGAGTAACGATACCCTTCTCTGGCAGAAAAACTGAACCCCCAGAGGCTGAGAAAAGCTCTCCGAACCAGTATCAACTGAGGGAAAAAAATAGTGCCTCCAAGACGGAAGAAATCAAGCTCTAAAACGACACGGCGTTCTAAAAAGAGTAGTCGGAAGCCCGCTCGCCGTCAATCAAAGAAGCGTCAAACAAGGCAAAAGAGCGGGAAGAAACGATATATTCGTGGCGCAATTTTTCTCCTCTTTACGGCCCTATTAGGCCTTACCCTGTGGTCCGAGTATCAGGTACTCACCTTTCTCTCTCATAGACAAAAGGGAGATTTTGGCGTTCTGGGAATTGAGGGCAGATTGGAGAAAACAACTCGTGCTGCCCTGCCAATTTTAAACTCATCGCCAACCAAACGTGCTGCTTACTCACAGGTAACGTTAGGTGAATTTAGCCCACATATCATTCAAGCGGTTCTCACAACAGAAGATCGGCGGTTTTATGAACACATCGGAGTAGATGTTTGGGGAATAGGAAGAGCCCTGCTCACAAA
This region includes:
- a CDS encoding YebC/PmpR family DNA-binding transcriptional regulator; translated protein: MAGHSKWSKIKRKKAANDAKRGANFTKLLKEIQVAAKMGGADPAGNPRLKVAIQIAKSSSVPNDNIDRAITKGAGNLDGVDYEDVLYEGYGPGGVAILVKTLTENRNRTVAEVRHAFNKYGGSLGSTNSVAYQFTDKGVFTLPKECVGEEQLYECAIDAGAEDLKDDGECWEVICEPSLFGEVRDGLESLQVELEGELTSIPNNTVSVAGKEAETLIKLLEVLEDLDDVQRVVANFELDETTLENLDG
- a CDS encoding class 1 fructose-bisphosphatase, whose translation is MTIPTETLSRYILKKEAEHPEATGELSELLTAIGVGVKMIGHLVASAGFMGAKGYTGNINVQGELTHQLDEDADEILVELLGASGHFGSLVSEERDGAIETEAINKGAKYVVAFDPLDGSSNIGSNIPVGTIFTIFRICDDAVGARVEDFLQPGRQVVAAGYSVYGAKTSFVYSAGNGVHGFTLDRTIGEFVLTEESMQMPASGNIYSVNEGYWEGWSPQLQEFITTLRTSQNASGVPFTSRYVGSLVADFDRTLRKGGLFLHPGNVTRPEGKLRLLYECIPLAFIAEQASGKATNGEKNVLDIEPKAIHERSPLIIGSKREVEWFEEMVGKSQ
- a CDS encoding HAMP domain-containing protein, with the translated sequence MVSSRRRLLVWWFRAGIGIRLFFFFLISFLLFLLVYWQRPTGDAANLPSVVVWSLVNFIVAALLILVFLVARNFYQLLFERKRKTHGSRLRLKLVGAIVGLTAIPAVLLISVSSGLLSKAIDGWFSSPVEASVEAAREVAKMYFGSLKSRAVQITRELSEELQSQELALDTPESIRSLLERKRVNEELYGIQLFSSPNESVVHVENVTASIDYFSPPPLDVEIVKRAFDGNKEVIFQETLSSQFVRSLRPVLISNKNLVLLVTIRVPASMTLALNTIGDSYNDYLQLQHFQNPLRSTYIVSLYLVAALVLFAAVWLGIHIARQLTVPIQRLSEAMQEVASGNFGRQVHHKGDDEIALLTRSFNQMTTQLRDSTAQSERRRVYLETVLSNLAVGVVVFDIDGTITAVNDAALRILGEKGVSADYEGSLGGSLIPDEMWEKVGHLLTEEAVRQDPKRIQEQEVLFSVDGIERRVLCTTGALTTQMQRSIGNVLLIDDVTALSEAQRLAAWREAARRIAHEIKNPLTPIKLAAQRLGRTFRDSEPLGQQVLEATHTIIEHVDSIKRLTDEFSRFARMPMLNLQQTDLTLLVNDVVLSYVENERGISFQAMVGEGVPEVEVDAEQIRRMLINLIDNSIRAIREERDETAGLSGEAARILVKLYVQQEQEKITLEICDTGPGVAVEDRARVFEPYFTRRSGGTGLGLAIVASIVAEHHGEVRVTDFSPRGTRMIISLPLSMQRSTQRKLEVI
- the ruvB gene encoding Holliday junction branch migration DNA helicase RuvB, with translation MGDESTSFALRQSSASSEDEGQLATLRPTGFDNYIGQLSVKENLQIACSASKKRGDSLDHVLLHGPPGLGKTSLARILAQELSVGFKATSGPVIEKPGDLAAILSSLQERDLLFIDEIHRLPRVVEEVLYPAMEDFEIDILIGQGPSAKSVRIDLKPFTLVGATTRTGMLTSPLRDRFGMVLRLSFYEPQELAEIVTRSANILNIRLEPDAALIIGSRARGTPRIANRMLKRVRDFAEFKGEQSVTTDIADDALGRLQVDHAGLDEMDRTILSLIAEKFSGGPVGIDTIAAAIGEERNTIEDVYEPFLLQQGFLARTKRGREVTKLGYDHIGIKPSASAAKNLELFS
- the ruvA gene encoding Holliday junction branch migration protein RuvA, with translation MIGRLIGEVAEIVGSRVLVDIQGVGYEVYCPRSTLEELSVGSSGRLIVHTEMKESDIRLYGFHTMIEKQLFEFLIQVNGVGPKSALEILSSLESEELIRVIGSGEAQRLQKTKGIGKKTAERIVLELQDKLSTYAVESSSLSDQIESVRVADSSDDSVLALVSLGFSKNQAELAVHKALSEKGHLQDAGDIVKAALAFL